From Selenomonas ruminantium AC2024, a single genomic window includes:
- the murQ gene encoding N-acetylmuramic acid 6-phosphate etherase — protein sequence MLDLQKISTERRNPASAHIDELPTVEMLRIINEEDKKVALAVEKILPEIAEAVDIITDRLAKGGRLFYLGAGTSGRLGILDASECPPTYGVDFELVQGVIAGGMPAIFKAQEGAEDNGELACQDLADRGFSAADVLVGIAASGRTPYVIGGLQYARKLGAATIALACSANAAIAEEADIALLPVTGAEVVTGSTRMKAGTAQKLVLNMLSTGTMIKLGKVYGNLMVDVKTSNKKLEERAKNIVMEATGCSREESIAALAEAKGNAKLAIFIHLTGADYVEGKTALAEADGHLAQALKSRR from the coding sequence ATGTTGGATTTGCAAAAGATAAGTACCGAGCGCCGCAATCCTGCGAGTGCCCATATCGATGAACTGCCCACGGTAGAAATGCTGCGGATTATCAACGAGGAAGATAAAAAGGTCGCCTTGGCGGTCGAAAAAATTCTGCCGGAAATCGCTGAGGCGGTGGACATCATCACCGACAGGCTGGCAAAGGGAGGGAGGCTCTTTTATCTGGGGGCCGGCACTTCCGGGCGGTTGGGGATTCTGGATGCTTCGGAATGTCCGCCAACCTATGGCGTGGACTTTGAACTCGTGCAGGGGGTTATCGCCGGTGGTATGCCGGCCATCTTCAAGGCACAGGAAGGCGCCGAGGATAATGGCGAACTTGCCTGTCAGGATTTGGCGGACAGAGGCTTTAGCGCCGCTGATGTGTTGGTGGGCATTGCTGCTTCCGGTCGCACGCCCTATGTGATTGGCGGTCTGCAATATGCCCGCAAGCTTGGTGCAGCAACGATTGCGCTGGCATGCTCAGCCAATGCCGCGATTGCCGAAGAAGCGGACATTGCTCTGCTGCCCGTGACAGGGGCAGAGGTGGTAACGGGCTCTACGCGTATGAAAGCCGGTACGGCGCAAAAACTTGTGCTCAATATGCTCTCCACAGGCACGATGATTAAACTCGGCAAGGTTTACGGCAATCTGATGGTGGATGTCAAAACCTCCAACAAGAAGTTGGAGGAGCGCGCGAAGAATATCGTTATGGAGGCCACGGGCTGCAGCCGGGAAGAAAGCATTGCGGCACTCGCAGAAGCGAAGGGCAATGCCAAACTGGCAATCTTTATCCACCTCACTGGGGCGGATTATGTGGAAGGAAAAACGGCACTGGCTGAAGCTGACGGTCATCTGGCCCAGGCCTTAAAGAGCAGGAGGTAA
- a CDS encoding DUF871 domain-containing protein: protein MENGISLYPGLDNTLTENLQLLEQAARCGIRRVFTSLHIPETDVAVLKKELATLLEAARKHGMEIISDVSPQTLSMLDMPKFDMSTFQQLGITTLRLDYGYEAAQIAEFSHNELGIRLQLNASTITEKILSELQAAGVDFSHLDALHNFYPRRGTGLSEAAFCRKNALLKQYGIKVGAFVPSQGKQRGPLFEGLPTLEAHRLWHTDRAARHLAALGMDSVFLSDSLPLPEELATVGKLRGNEVVVEAQLLTGDKIQQELLNHTFTAREDEARDAIRAQESRGFLQGTVEPERNKERRRGAITIDNKDYLRYMGELEIIKKSQPADKRVNVVGRVSECELFMLKYITPGRKFSFQFE from the coding sequence ATGGAAAACGGTATTTCCCTTTATCCCGGATTGGACAATACGCTGACAGAAAATCTGCAGCTTCTTGAGCAGGCGGCTAGGTGCGGTATTCGCCGGGTCTTTACCTCCCTGCATATTCCGGAAACCGATGTGGCGGTTTTGAAAAAAGAACTGGCCACACTTCTGGAAGCGGCGAGAAAACATGGCATGGAGATTATCTCGGATGTTTCGCCCCAGACACTTTCCATGCTCGATATGCCGAAATTTGACATGTCAACTTTTCAGCAGTTGGGCATTACCACCCTGCGGCTCGATTATGGTTATGAGGCGGCGCAGATTGCGGAATTCAGTCATAATGAGCTGGGCATCCGCCTGCAGTTAAACGCCAGCACCATTACGGAAAAGATTTTGTCCGAGCTGCAGGCAGCCGGTGTGGACTTTTCTCATCTGGATGCATTGCATAATTTCTATCCCCGCCGTGGGACAGGGCTTAGTGAGGCGGCCTTTTGCCGGAAAAATGCCCTGCTGAAACAATACGGCATCAAGGTGGGAGCTTTCGTGCCGAGTCAGGGAAAACAGCGGGGGCCGCTCTTTGAGGGCTTGCCCACGTTGGAAGCGCATCGCCTCTGGCATACGGATAGGGCGGCCCGCCATCTGGCAGCACTCGGCATGGATTCCGTATTTCTCAGTGATAGCCTGCCCCTGCCGGAGGAATTGGCAACAGTCGGTAAACTGCGCGGGAATGAAGTGGTGGTAGAAGCCCAACTGCTTACGGGCGATAAAATTCAGCAGGAACTGCTGAACCATACCTTCACGGCGCGTGAGGATGAAGCCCGTGATGCCATCCGTGCACAGGAAAGCCGGGGCTTCCTGCAGGGAACTGTAGAACCGGAACGCAATAAGGAACGGCGGCGCGGCGCCATCACCATCGACAATAAGGATTATCTGCGCTATATGGGGGAACTGGAAATCATCAAAAAATCCCAGCCCGCCGATAAACGCGTCAACGTGGTGGGAAGAGTCAGCGAATGTGAACTCTTTATGCTCAAATACATCACACCGGGGAGAAAATTTTCGTTTCAATTTGAATAA
- a CDS encoding ATP-binding protein, whose protein sequence is MDRIRPFINQELVKVITGIRRCGKSVMLELIQRELKKSGVDAESMLTYNFESLTLSHLCTAEALHKDVLEKAKAITGRVYLFFDEVQEVTHWEKAINSFRVDLDCDIYITGSNSKLLSGELATYLAGRYVEFVIYPLSFREFCEAMHEKQPDRTVADCFHLYMQFGGMPYLGNLQYQAEPVKQYLQDLYNAIELKDIVRRKKIRDVDLLERILAYVTANIGNTFSATSISKYLKNEGRKVAPDTILNYLHAGQEAFLFYPVKRQDIAGKKILSVQEKYYLADHGIREAVIGGNMQDINLMLENIVFLELLRRGYEVTVGKYGEKEVDFIAKRQSEKIYIQVSYILATPETVEREFGVYRNIRDNYPKYVLSLDEFNMSRDGIIHQNIRDFLLEGTE, encoded by the coding sequence TTGGATAGAATCCGTCCTTTTATCAATCAGGAACTGGTCAAGGTCATCACTGGCATCCGGCGTTGTGGCAAATCGGTCATGCTGGAACTCATTCAGCGTGAATTGAAAAAATCCGGCGTGGACGCTGAATCCATGCTGACCTACAACTTTGAATCCTTGACCCTTTCCCATCTATGCACTGCCGAAGCACTGCATAAAGATGTGCTTGAAAAAGCAAAAGCCATAACAGGAAGAGTCTACCTGTTCTTCGATGAAGTGCAGGAAGTGACACATTGGGAAAAAGCTATCAACTCCTTCCGTGTTGACCTTGACTGCGATATTTACATTACAGGCTCAAACTCCAAGCTCCTGTCCGGGGAGCTGGCCACCTACCTGGCGGGGCGCTATGTTGAGTTTGTCATATACCCTCTTTCTTTCCGAGAGTTTTGTGAAGCGATGCACGAAAAGCAGCCTGACCGCACAGTGGCAGACTGCTTCCACCTGTATATGCAATTCGGCGGCATGCCCTATCTTGGAAACCTGCAATATCAGGCAGAACCTGTCAAACAATATCTCCAAGACCTCTATAATGCCATTGAGCTAAAAGACATCGTGCGCCGTAAGAAAATTCGTGACGTGGACTTGCTAGAGCGCATCCTTGCCTATGTCACCGCCAATATCGGCAACACCTTTTCCGCTACATCTATTTCCAAATACCTGAAGAACGAGGGACGCAAAGTTGCCCCTGATACTATTCTGAACTATCTCCACGCAGGTCAAGAGGCCTTTCTTTTCTATCCAGTCAAACGACAGGACATAGCAGGAAAGAAAATTCTGAGTGTGCAGGAAAAATACTACTTGGCCGACCACGGCATCCGAGAGGCCGTCATTGGTGGAAATATGCAGGATATTAACCTCATGCTGGAAAACATTGTCTTTCTGGAACTGCTGCGCCGTGGATATGAAGTCACCGTAGGAAAGTACGGAGAAAAAGAAGTCGATTTCATTGCCAAACGCCAGTCCGAGAAGATCTATATACAAGTCAGCTATATCCTAGCCACCCCCGAAACCGTAGAGCGCGAGTTCGGCGTGTACAGGAACATCCGCGACAACTACCCAAAATATGTGCTTTCACTGGATGAATTTAATATGAGCCGTGACGGCATCATACATCAGAATATCAGAGACTTCCTGCTGGAAGGCACGGAATAA